From the genome of Bacteroides sp. MSB163, one region includes:
- a CDS encoding RNA-binding domain-containing protein has product MQEKEIRLLIADLESDRIERTISFREDKLGPAVCALSNDFPNSKRSGYILLGVKDDGKVAGINIGDEELKKIGGVKTNGNVLPQPSIIVSEVFHIDGGDVVAVEVKPSLYPPVRFEGRCWIRVGPRRAIANVSEENILIERRASYAKTFDLVPALGATLDDISEEYFALSYLPLAINEETLRLNGRTTKQKMAALRFFDIKNDCPTNAGIIMFGLNPLFFLPGAYIQYIKFKGDQVTDGVEFEKLFSGALISELKNIDDFIKNNIIKEKAIRTDSFQEVLIKNYSYWALRELAMNAIMHRNYDSNAPIYIYEFASRIEIINSGGLYGDVTPNNFPYASDYRNVAIAEALKLLGYVNRFNYGVQNAISELEKNGNGEPVFDLELITKFKVTISINKKWEV; this is encoded by the coding sequence ATGCAAGAAAAGGAAATAAGACTGCTCATAGCCGATTTAGAATCAGACCGTATTGAAAGAACCATTTCTTTTAGAGAAGATAAATTGGGTCCGGCTGTATGCGCTTTATCCAACGACTTCCCTAATAGTAAAAGAAGCGGATACATATTGCTAGGAGTTAAAGATGATGGCAAAGTTGCAGGTATAAATATTGGAGATGAGGAACTGAAAAAAATAGGCGGCGTAAAAACAAATGGAAACGTTTTACCACAACCTTCAATAATTGTAAGTGAAGTTTTTCATATTGACGGTGGGGATGTAGTAGCAGTCGAAGTAAAACCATCATTGTATCCTCCGGTAAGATTTGAAGGTAGATGCTGGATACGAGTTGGCCCACGAAGGGCCATAGCCAATGTTTCAGAAGAAAATATACTTATTGAACGAAGAGCCTCATATGCCAAAACTTTTGATTTAGTACCAGCTTTGGGAGCCACTTTAGATGATATCAGCGAAGAATATTTTGCCTTATCCTATCTACCACTGGCAATAAATGAAGAGACCTTGCGACTTAACGGAAGGACTACTAAACAAAAAATGGCAGCTTTGCGTTTCTTCGATATCAAAAATGACTGCCCGACAAATGCAGGTATAATAATGTTTGGATTAAATCCTTTGTTCTTTTTACCGGGCGCATATATCCAGTATATTAAGTTCAAAGGTGATCAGGTGACAGATGGAGTTGAATTTGAAAAGCTATTTTCGGGAGCACTCATTAGCGAATTAAAAAATATCGATGATTTTATTAAAAATAATATCATCAAAGAAAAAGCTATAAGAACAGATTCCTTTCAGGAAGTACTCATAAAGAATTATTCATACTGGGCATTAAGAGAGTTGGCTATGAATGCTATCATGCATCGAAATTATGATTCGAATGCTCCGATATACATTTATGAGTTTGCATCCCGAATTGAAATTATAAACTCAGGAGGGCTGTATGGAGATGTAACCCCTAACAACTTTCCTTACGCCAGCGATTATAGGAATGTAGCTATAGCCGAAGCCTTGAAATTGTTAGGTTATGTAAACAGGTTTAATTATGGAGTGCAAAATGCTATCAGCGAATTAGAAAAAAACGGGAACGGTGAACCGGTATTCGATTTAGAGCTAATCACCAAATTTAAAGTAACGATTTCTATTAATAAAAAATGGGAAGTATAA
- a CDS encoding DUF4369 domain-containing protein, whose protein sequence is MKKHILLLPLVIIAKGLAACSGTSGKSECTIKGYLSFKEYKKVYLIDNTGIRIDSCEVKDGRFYLEKKNNIGEPYVAIIHMTAELDSTDQLDMPVAIEKGIAKVELGEYIKLSGTPLNTRIKEFLDALQHCKDGVGTKQGITPEEIDKVFSEFYKQQILSNKDNAVGKYIYQNYGIHLNTDDKAQVKAQMGN, encoded by the coding sequence ATGAAGAAACATATATTGCTTTTACCTCTTGTCATCATAGCAAAGGGATTAGCAGCCTGCTCAGGAACTTCCGGTAAATCGGAATGTACCATCAAAGGGTATCTTTCTTTCAAAGAATACAAGAAAGTGTATCTGATAGATAATACCGGTATCCGGATAGACAGTTGCGAAGTCAAAGACGGCCGCTTCTACCTTGAAAAGAAAAATAATATTGGCGAGCCGTATGTAGCCATCATACACATGACGGCAGAGCTGGACTCTACCGACCAGTTGGATATGCCGGTCGCCATCGAAAAAGGCATTGCAAAAGTAGAGTTAGGGGAATACATCAAACTATCCGGCACTCCACTGAATACACGGATCAAAGAATTCCTCGATGCCCTGCAACATTGCAAAGACGGAGTTGGCACAAAACAAGGAATCACACCTGAAGAGATCGACAAAGTATTCTCCGAATTTTACAAACAACAAATTCTGTCTAACAAAGATAATGCCGTAGGAAAATACATCTATCAGAATTATGGCATACACCTGAATACAGATGACAAAGCCCAGGTAAAAGCACAAATGGGAAACTAA
- a CDS encoding OmpA family protein, with protein sequence MMQKADTVFIKPDCPPAKVVKGIKSHVAFGLAKTNVDPNQKMNVLAIADYMKQFPDSKATVTGYADNGTGSREINLRLAKQRAESVAKQLTEKYGISRDRLTISSMQDSDSRSRPMTGTASSS encoded by the coding sequence ATGATGCAAAAGGCAGACACCGTATTTATAAAGCCCGACTGTCCGCCCGCCAAAGTAGTAAAAGGCATCAAAAGCCATGTTGCCTTCGGATTGGCAAAGACCAACGTCGACCCCAATCAGAAAATGAACGTGCTTGCCATTGCCGACTACATGAAGCAGTTCCCCGATTCGAAAGCCACCGTCACAGGATATGCCGACAACGGAACGGGAAGCCGTGAAATCAACCTCCGCCTTGCCAAGCAACGCGCGGAAAGCGTAGCCAAGCAACTGACGGAAAAGTATGGCATCAGCCGCGACCGCCTCACCATATCAAGTATGCAAGACAGTGACAGCCGTTCCAGACCAATGACTGGAACCGCGTCGTCGTCATAA
- a CDS encoding DUF4143 domain-containing protein — protein sequence MKAQYVNPLKIYFIDTALSQAVTVSFTGNTGHILENVVYWELRRRYRQLYYFSENNSECDFVVCEKNVPMQLIQVCLELHRENESREVGGLREAMRFFKMDKGILITLNQEDKIRTEEGWIDVIPVRQFV from the coding sequence TTGAAAGCACAATATGTCAATCCTCTGAAAATATATTTCATTGATACAGCCCTTTCGCAAGCTGTTACCGTTTCCTTTACCGGAAATACGGGGCATATACTGGAAAATGTAGTTTATTGGGAGTTGCGCCGTCGTTATCGGCAACTTTATTATTTTAGTGAGAATAATAGTGAATGCGACTTTGTGGTATGTGAGAAGAATGTACCGATGCAGCTTATTCAGGTCTGTCTGGAGCTGCATCGGGAAAATGAATCACGTGAAGTGGGAGGATTGCGCGAAGCCATGCGTTTCTTTAAAATGGATAAGGGGATTCTCATAACTCTTAATCAGGAGGATAAAATTCGTACGGAAGAAGGTTGGATTGATGTTATTCCTGTGCGTCAGTTTGTGTAA
- a CDS encoding glycine--tRNA ligase, whose product MAQEDVFKKLVSHCKEYGFVFPSSDIYDGLGAVYDYGQMGVELKNNIKQYWWQSMVLLHENIVGIDSAIFMHPTIWKASGHVDAFNDPLIDNRDSKKRYRADVLIEDQLAKYDDKINKEVAKAAKRFGEAFDEAQFRSTNGRVLEHQAKRDALHERFAKALNDNNLDELRQIILDEEIVCPISGTKNWTEVRQFNLMFSTEMGSTSDGAMKIYLRPETAQGIFVNYLNVQKTGRMKIPFGIAQIGKAFRNEIVARQFIFRMREFEQMEMQFFVKPGTELEWFKKWKEIRLKWHKALGFGDDHYRYHDHDKLAHYANAATDIEFLMPFGFKEVEGIHSRTNFDLSQHEKFSGKNIKYFDPETNESYTPYVIETSIGVDRMFLSIMSASYCEEQLESGESRVVLRLPAALAPVKLAVMPLVKKDGLPEKAREIIDSLKFHFHCQYDEKDSIGKRYRRQDAIGTPYCVTVDHQTLEDNCVTLRNRDTMQQERVAIAELNNIIADRVSITSLLKGLQ is encoded by the coding sequence ATGGCACAAGAAGACGTTTTTAAGAAACTCGTATCACACTGTAAGGAATACGGTTTCGTATTCCCCTCCAGCGACATCTACGACGGATTGGGAGCAGTGTATGACTACGGTCAGATGGGTGTGGAACTGAAAAATAACATTAAACAATACTGGTGGCAGAGCATGGTGTTACTGCACGAAAACATTGTCGGTATCGACTCCGCTATCTTTATGCACCCCACCATCTGGAAGGCTTCCGGACACGTAGACGCATTCAATGACCCTTTGATTGACAACCGTGATTCCAAGAAACGTTATCGTGCTGATGTGCTGATTGAAGACCAACTTGCAAAGTACGACGATAAAATCAATAAAGAAGTTGCCAAAGCTGCCAAGCGTTTCGGAGAGGCTTTTGATGAAGCGCAGTTCCGTAGCACAAACGGCCGCGTGCTGGAACACCAGGCTAAACGCGACGCGTTGCACGAACGTTTTGCAAAGGCTCTGAATGATAATAACCTTGACGAGCTTCGCCAGATTATTCTGGATGAAGAAATCGTTTGCCCCATCAGCGGTACAAAGAACTGGACGGAAGTTCGTCAGTTCAACCTGATGTTCTCTACAGAGATGGGTTCTACTTCGGATGGTGCCATGAAGATTTACCTGCGTCCTGAAACAGCTCAGGGTATCTTTGTGAACTACCTGAATGTACAGAAGACCGGTCGCATGAAGATACCTTTCGGTATTGCACAGATTGGTAAGGCATTCCGTAACGAGATTGTTGCCCGTCAGTTCATTTTCCGTATGCGTGAGTTCGAACAGATGGAAATGCAGTTCTTCGTGAAGCCGGGTACTGAGCTGGAATGGTTCAAGAAATGGAAAGAAATCCGTTTGAAATGGCATAAGGCATTGGGATTCGGTGATGACCACTATCGTTATCATGATCATGATAAGTTGGCTCATTATGCGAATGCAGCTACAGATATCGAGTTCTTAATGCCGTTTGGCTTCAAGGAAGTGGAAGGTATCCATAGCCGTACGAATTTTGACTTGTCTCAGCATGAGAAGTTCTCAGGTAAGAATATTAAGTACTTCGATCCTGAGACAAATGAAAGTTATACTCCGTACGTTATCGAGACTTCTATCGGTGTGGACCGTATGTTCCTCAGTATCATGTCCGCTTCTTATTGCGAAGAACAACTGGAGAGTGGAGAAAGCCGCGTAGTACTGAGATTGCCTGCCGCACTTGCTCCTGTGAAATTGGCTGTAATGCCGTTGGTGAAGAAAGACGGTCTGCCTGAAAAGGCTCGTGAGATCATCGACTCATTGAAGTTCCATTTCCACTGCCAGTATGATGAAAAAGATAGTATTGGTAAACGTTACCGTCGTCAGGATGCCATTGGTACTCCGTACTGCGTGACTGTTGACCACCAAACTCTGGAAGATAACTGCGTGACGCTGCGTAATCGTGATACGATGCAACAGGAACGCGTGGCTATTGCTGAACTGAATAACATCATTGCAGACCGTGTTAGCATCACTTCATTGCTGAAGGGGTTGCAATAA
- a CDS encoding BT1926 family outer membrane beta-barrel protein yields the protein MIRKLCTILLLAAFVAPAWAQQTRGDKEGVVFAPRKGQWQVSLVLGNSGQSYNDNVSYLLPKYTNTEGSIGLPNGGTDESGNLNGYLNISGLNDNSLINIAGLQAKYFVSDCWDINFSLGMNISITPKKDYLEGDYESVPDIIIPAQKYVNAQVTNNWYVSVGSNRYFKTSNPRIHPYIGAVAGFQMARIETTEPYTGKTYSDGEDEDSEEGLPEHVYLAAGKAGQMFGIKGAAVAGLEYCLAKGMIVGLELQPVAYRYDVIQICPKGFDKYSIGHHNIKLFDMPVLKFGFRF from the coding sequence ATGATTAGAAAACTTTGCACAATCTTATTGTTAGCTGCCTTTGTTGCGCCCGCATGGGCGCAACAAACCCGCGGCGACAAAGAGGGTGTAGTGTTTGCTCCCCGCAAAGGTCAGTGGCAGGTGTCATTGGTATTGGGCAACAGCGGACAATCGTACAACGATAACGTCAGCTACCTTTTACCCAAATACACCAACACAGAAGGCTCGATAGGACTTCCAAACGGAGGAACAGATGAATCGGGCAATCTGAACGGCTACCTGAACATCAGCGGACTCAATGACAATAGCTTAATCAACATCGCCGGTCTGCAAGCCAAATACTTCGTAAGCGACTGTTGGGATATCAACTTCTCTTTGGGAATGAACATCAGTATCACCCCAAAGAAGGACTATTTAGAGGGCGACTATGAATCAGTGCCCGACATAATTATCCCAGCCCAAAAGTATGTAAACGCGCAAGTTACCAATAACTGGTACGTATCGGTAGGTTCAAACCGCTATTTCAAAACGAGCAATCCACGCATACACCCATACATAGGAGCCGTAGCCGGTTTCCAGATGGCGCGCATTGAAACCACGGAACCTTATACAGGCAAAACGTATAGCGACGGAGAAGACGAAGACAGTGAAGAAGGACTTCCGGAACACGTATATCTGGCAGCCGGAAAAGCCGGACAAATGTTCGGTATCAAAGGTGCTGCCGTAGCCGGACTGGAATACTGTCTCGCCAAAGGTATGATTGTCGGTCTGGAACTCCAGCCGGTAGCTTACCGCTACGACGTGATACAAATCTGCCCAAAGGGTTTCGATAAATACAGTATAGGACATCATAACATCAAGTTGTTCGACATGCCTGTATTGAAATTCGGTTTCAGATTCTAA
- a CDS encoding BadF/BadG/BcrA/BcrD ATPase family protein, with translation MILIADSGSTKTDWCVVEKGKLIQQISTKGTNPFFQSEEEISNEIATALLPQLTTHAFDAVYFYGAGCGFPDKIAMVHRAIIRHLQVSGDEVEVNTDMLAAARGLCRHEPGIACIMGTGSNSCYYDGKHIGANVSPLGFILGDEGSGACLGKLLVGDILKNQMTPELKEKFLKQFNLEPADIIDRVYRKPFPNRFLASLSPFLAQNLDEPCVRTLVLNSFKAFLKRNVMQYDYQHSKVHFIGSIAFHYKEVLAEAAQEMGVQIGTILQSPMEGLISYHS, from the coding sequence GTGGCTCTACAAAAACCGATTGGTGTGTTGTAGAGAAAGGTAAACTCATCCAGCAGATTTCTACGAAAGGTACCAACCCTTTCTTTCAGTCGGAAGAGGAGATCAGTAATGAAATTGCGACAGCGCTGCTGCCCCAGTTAACGACCCATGCCTTCGACGCTGTGTACTTTTATGGTGCCGGCTGTGGCTTCCCCGACAAAATTGCCATGGTACACCGTGCCATTATCCGACATCTTCAGGTTTCGGGCGACGAAGTGGAAGTAAATACGGACATGCTTGCCGCCGCTCGCGGACTTTGCAGACACGAACCGGGCATAGCCTGCATCATGGGCACAGGTTCCAACTCGTGTTACTACGACGGCAAACACATTGGTGCCAACGTCTCTCCCCTGGGTTTCATTCTTGGCGACGAAGGTAGCGGTGCTTGCCTGGGTAAGTTGCTGGTAGGTGATATTCTGAAAAACCAGATGACTCCGGAACTGAAAGAGAAGTTCCTCAAGCAGTTCAATCTGGAACCGGCAGACATCATCGACCGCGTATACCGTAAACCATTTCCGAACCGCTTCTTAGCAAGCCTGTCTCCATTCCTCGCTCAGAATCTGGACGAACCTTGCGTGCGTACGCTGGTGCTGAACAGTTTCAAGGCTTTCCTGAAAAGGAACGTCATGCAATACGATTATCAGCATAGCAAGGTACATTTCATCGGCTCCATAGCATTCCATTATAAGGAGGTACTTGCCGAGGCCGCACAGGAAATGGGCGTTCAAATAGGCACCATCCTCCAGAGCCCCATGGAAGGTCTGATTAGCTACCATAGCTAA
- the murQ gene encoding N-acetylmuramic acid 6-phosphate etherase, protein MAFVKISEQPSLYNDLEKKSVHEILEDINTEDRKVALAVQKAIPQIEKLVTQIVPRMKQGGRIFYMGAGTSGRLGVLDASEIPPTFGMPPTLVIGLIAGGDTALRNPVENAEDDMRRGWEELVERNITDKDTVIGIAASGTTPYVIGAMQQAREHGILTGCITSNPDSPMAAEADVPIEMIVGPEYVTGSSRMKSGTGQKMILNMITTSVMIQLGRVKGNKMVNMQLSNQKLVDRGTRMIVEELGLDYGKAKALLLMHGSVKKAVDAYRGVTL, encoded by the coding sequence ATGGCATTCGTAAAGATATCAGAGCAACCTTCGCTCTACAACGACTTGGAAAAGAAATCTGTCCACGAAATATTGGAGGACATCAACACAGAAGACCGGAAAGTGGCATTGGCTGTTCAAAAAGCCATCCCACAGATTGAGAAACTGGTAACACAAATCGTTCCGCGCATGAAGCAAGGCGGACGCATCTTTTATATGGGAGCAGGCACCAGCGGTCGCCTAGGTGTGCTGGATGCATCAGAAATTCCTCCAACATTCGGTATGCCTCCTACGCTCGTCATCGGACTGATAGCAGGCGGTGATACAGCTTTGCGTAATCCGGTGGAAAATGCGGAGGACGATATGCGTCGCGGTTGGGAAGAATTAGTTGAACGTAATATTACGGATAAAGATACCGTCATCGGCATTGCCGCTTCCGGCACGACTCCCTATGTTATCGGTGCCATGCAGCAAGCACGCGAGCACGGCATTCTTACAGGCTGCATCACCAGCAACCCCGACTCTCCGATGGCAGCCGAAGCAGATGTTCCCATCGAAATGATTGTAGGACCGGAGTATGTAACAGGAAGCTCACGCATGAAATCGGGTACGGGACAGAAAATGATACTGAACATGATTACCACTTCTGTCATGATACAACTGGGCCGCGTGAAAGGTAATAAGATGGTGAACATGCAACTGAGTAACCAGAAATTGGTAGACCGCGGCACCCGCATGATCGTAGAAGAACTGGGATTGGACTATGGAAAGGCAAAGGCACTGTTGCTAATGCATGGTTCAGTGAAAAAGGCAGTAGATGCTTACAGGGGGGTAACATTATGA
- a CDS encoding helix-turn-helix domain-containing protein — translation METLLTKNTDKILFERDIQDILPERRVHAGKEEETHASCRMKEIYENILYCIENKMIYLDTTINLSKFSLLLCTNTTYLSKVINIFFKCNLKTLLNKYRIEYAKELLKMEHCDLKTLPKRCGFASRSSFYAAFMKYEHIAPMDFRAHYMSIEIRKKIDMEIDNLLTI, via the coding sequence ATGGAAACGCTATTAACAAAAAACACTGATAAAATCTTATTTGAGAGAGACATCCAAGATATCCTCCCAGAACGGAGAGTTCATGCAGGTAAAGAAGAGGAGACTCACGCTTCCTGCAGAATGAAAGAAATATACGAGAACATTTTATACTGCATAGAGAATAAAATGATTTACTTGGACACAACGATTAATTTAAGTAAATTCAGTCTTTTATTGTGTACTAACACGACTTATCTTTCAAAAGTAATAAACATATTCTTTAAATGTAATTTAAAAACCTTATTAAATAAGTATCGCATAGAATATGCCAAAGAATTGCTGAAGATGGAGCATTGTGACCTCAAAACCCTACCCAAAAGATGCGGTTTTGCTTCCAGAAGTTCTTTTTATGCCGCTTTCATGAAGTACGAGCATATAGCACCAATGGACTTCAGAGCACACTATATGAGCATAGAAATCAGAAAAAAAATAGATATGGAAATAGATAATTTATTAACCATCTAG
- a CDS encoding FKBP-type peptidyl-prolyl cis-trans isomerase produces MNKRLLIFLPFLLLLAGVFTSCEEVEEVGKYDNWRERNEAYIDSLNLIIGGRTDRIIEGAKYEGDNGDSVKLSKIPVGELFAIKDNYKSTTENSLYIYCKKISPDNPDGERPLYTESVTTYYYGTIILGDRFDGNFVGYSAIDRGGLLSEGEGAKVPTDFDSPSSFSVTGVVSGWTTVLQYMHTKERWMLYIPYQCGYGESGYGSILGYSTLTFDMLLEAVK; encoded by the coding sequence ATGAATAAAAGACTCTTAATATTTCTACCTTTCCTGTTACTCTTGGCAGGTGTATTTACTTCTTGTGAAGAAGTAGAGGAAGTAGGTAAGTATGATAACTGGCGAGAACGGAATGAAGCTTATATTGATTCATTGAATCTGATCATAGGTGGTCGGACTGATAGAATTATAGAAGGGGCGAAATATGAAGGTGATAACGGTGACTCTGTTAAGCTTAGCAAGATTCCTGTAGGTGAATTATTTGCTATTAAGGATAACTACAAGAGTACAACAGAGAATTCTTTGTATATTTATTGTAAGAAAATATCGCCAGATAATCCCGATGGGGAGCGTCCGCTTTATACGGAGTCAGTTACGACATACTATTATGGTACAATAATACTAGGGGATAGATTTGATGGTAATTTTGTTGGTTACAGCGCAATAGACCGGGGGGGACTGCTTTCTGAAGGCGAGGGCGCCAAGGTACCTACGGACTTCGATTCTCCATCTTCTTTTAGTGTGACAGGTGTCGTTTCTGGATGGACTACAGTATTGCAATATATGCATACGAAAGAACGCTGGATGTTGTATATCCCTTATCAATGTGGATATGGAGAAAGCGGATATGGCTCAATTCTTGGTTATTCAACTTTGACATTTGATATGCTGTTAGAGGCAGTAAAGTAG
- a CDS encoding serine hydrolase, with product MKLLPSFFFFVLLALQANAQSLQRVAPEQVGMDSRHLLYADEAIETAIANKDIPGAVLAVVRNGKMAYLKAYGNKRVYPNTEPMTVNTIFDMASCSKPMSTAICTHILAERGKLRLLDPVSLYIPDFKPWVSEDGKDKKIIRIADLLTHTSGLPPYAPTSELEKQYGSPSPDGMIEYIANCRRDFKPQTDFQYSCLNYITLQRIIETVSRQSLRDFARENLFDVLGMAHTDYLPCKHDKDGKWINTADAHWATSTEGDWHSLIAPTEKQSDGSVLCGQVHDPLARVMNGGISGNAGVFSCAEDIAILCAALQNGGEWNGRRILSPLGVKAMRTVPRATATLGRTLGWDNFTAYASNNGDYFGPNTYGHTGYTGTSIIIDPDNDTSVILLVNAVHPEDGHSMVRLRSLIANVVAASIYPTPRIYTDHYYKRFLQFMDEPAITSKDIVMVGNSLTEGGGNWNTRLNKKNIRNRGIIGDEVMGIYDRLHQILPGHPEKLFLLAGVNDISHDLTADSIVSMIRMTVERIQHESPDTKLYLQSLLPFDESFGHYKKLTGKTDMVPEINTQLEVLAKDHKITFINLFPLFTEKGTNVLRKELTSDGLHLNEEGYKIWVKALKKKM from the coding sequence ATGAAACTCCTCCCTTCCTTTTTCTTCTTTGTGTTGCTTGCCTTGCAAGCCAATGCACAATCCTTGCAACGCGTTGCCCCCGAACAAGTCGGCATGGATTCCCGTCATTTGTTGTACGCTGACGAAGCGATAGAAACCGCCATCGCCAATAAAGACATTCCCGGTGCCGTACTTGCTGTAGTACGCAACGGGAAGATGGCCTACCTCAAAGCATACGGCAACAAGCGCGTGTACCCTAACACCGAGCCTATGACCGTAAACACAATTTTCGATATGGCTTCATGCAGTAAACCCATGTCCACTGCCATCTGTACCCATATCCTGGCAGAACGTGGCAAGCTCCGCCTCCTGGATCCCGTCAGCCTCTACATACCTGATTTTAAGCCCTGGGTGAGCGAAGACGGAAAAGATAAGAAAATCATCCGCATCGCCGACCTGTTGACACACACTTCCGGTCTCCCCCCTTATGCCCCAACCAGTGAATTGGAAAAACAATATGGTTCCCCCAGCCCCGACGGAATGATAGAGTACATAGCCAACTGCCGCCGCGACTTCAAGCCGCAGACCGACTTCCAATACAGTTGCCTTAACTACATCACCCTGCAACGCATCATCGAAACCGTCAGCAGACAATCCTTACGTGACTTCGCCCGCGAAAATCTATTTGATGTATTAGGTATGGCCCATACCGACTATCTCCCCTGCAAGCACGACAAGGATGGGAAATGGATCAATACAGCAGATGCCCATTGGGCAACCTCTACCGAAGGTGACTGGCACAGCCTCATCGCTCCTACCGAGAAGCAATCTGACGGGAGCGTCCTCTGCGGACAAGTACACGATCCACTCGCCCGTGTAATGAATGGCGGTATTTCCGGCAATGCCGGCGTATTCTCTTGTGCCGAAGACATAGCTATCCTCTGCGCCGCCCTGCAAAACGGCGGAGAATGGAACGGACGCCGCATCCTCAGCCCATTGGGAGTTAAAGCTATGCGTACCGTCCCTCGTGCCACCGCAACATTAGGACGCACTTTAGGATGGGATAATTTCACCGCCTACGCTTCCAATAACGGAGATTATTTTGGTCCGAATACCTACGGACACACCGGATACACCGGTACTTCCATCATCATAGATCCGGACAACGATACTTCGGTCATCCTGCTCGTCAACGCCGTGCATCCCGAAGACGGTCACAGCATGGTTCGTCTGCGCTCTCTGATAGCCAATGTTGTTGCTGCTTCTATCTATCCCACCCCACGTATTTATACGGATCATTATTATAAGCGCTTCCTCCAATTCATGGATGAACCTGCCATTACCTCCAAAGACATCGTCATGGTGGGCAACAGCCTTACAGAAGGTGGCGGCAACTGGAACACCCGCCTCAACAAGAAAAATATCCGTAACCGTGGTATCATCGGTGACGAAGTTATGGGTATTTACGACCGCCTGCACCAGATACTTCCGGGACACCCAGAGAAACTATTCCTCCTTGCCGGTGTCAACGATATCTCACACGACCTCACTGCGGACAGCATTGTCAGTATGATACGCATGACCGTTGAGCGTATTCAGCATGAATCGCCTGATACGAAACTCTACCTGCAAAGTCTCCTGCCTTTCGATGAGAGTTTCGGACACTACAAAAAACTAACCGGGAAAACCGACATGGTTCCCGAAATCAATACACAACTGGAAGTCTTAGCTAAAGATCACAAAATTACATTCATCAATCTCTTCCCGTTATTTACAGAGAAAGGTACGAATGTGCTTCGCAAAGAATTGACCAGTGACGGCTTACACCTGAATGAAGAAGGATATAAAATTTGGGTGAAAGCGTTAAAAAAGAAGATGTAG